The proteins below are encoded in one region of Castor canadensis chromosome 6, mCasCan1.hap1v2, whole genome shotgun sequence:
- the Ccnb1 gene encoding G2/mitotic-specific cyclin-B1 codes for MALRVTRNTKINAENKVKVSMAGAKRVPVATAAASKPGLRPRTALGDIGNKNSEQLQARVSLKKEVKTSIAGKIMAKKLPKPVEKAPVCVPEPEPEPDSESEPESVKEEKLSPEPILVDTPSPSPMETSGCAPAEEYLCQAFSDVILAVNDVDAEDGADPNLCSEYVKDIYAYLRQLEEEQSVRPKYLLGREVTGNMRAILIDWLVQVQMKFRLLQETMYMTVSIIDRFMQNNCVPKKMLQLVGVTAMFIASKYEEMYPPEIGDFAFVTNNTYTKHQIRQMEMKILRVLNFGLGRPLPLHFLRRASKIGEVDVEQHTLAKYLMELTMLDYDMVHFPPSQIAAGAFCLALKILDNGEWTPTLQHYLLYTEESLLPVMQHLAKNVVMVNSGLTKHMTIKNKYATSKHAKISILPQLNSALVQDLAKAVAKV; via the exons ATGGCGCTCCGGGTCACCAGG AACACGAAAATTAATGCTGAAAATAAGGTCAAGGTCAGCATGGCAGGCGCAAAGCGTGTGCCTGTGGCCACTGCTGCAGCCTCCAAACCCGGACTGAGACCAAGAACCGCTCTCGGAGACATTGGAAACAAAAACAGCGAACAGCTACAGGCCAGAGTGTCTCTGAAAAAG GAAGTAAAAACTTCAATAGCTGGCAAAATTATGGCTAAAAAGCTACCAAAACCTGTGGAAAAGGCCCCTGTGTGTGTGCCTGAACCAGAGCCGGAACCTGATTCTGAATCTGAACCTGAATCTGTTAAGGAAGAAAAACTTTCTCCTGAACCTATTTTG GTTGACACTCCCTCTCCAAGCCCAATGGAAACATCTGGATGTGCCCCTGCAGAAGAATACTTGTGTCAGGCTTTCTCTGATGTAATTCTTGCAGTGAATGATGTAGATGCAGAAGATGGAGCTGACCCAAACCTTTGTAGTGAATACGTAAAAGACATTTATGCTTACCTGAGACAACTCGAG GAAGAGCAATCAGTCAGACCAAAATACCTTCTGGGGCGGGAAGTCACTGGAAACATGAGAGCCATCCTAATTGACTGGCTAGTACAGGTTCAAATGAAATTCAGGTTGTTACAGGAGACCATGTACATGACTGTTTCCATTATTGATCGGTTCATGCAG AATAATTGTGTGCCcaagaagatgctgcagcttgttgGTGTCactgccatgtttattgcaagcAAATATGAAGAAATGTACCCTCCAGAAATTGGTGACTTTGCTTTTGTGACTAATAATACTTACACTAAGCACCAAATCAgacagatggaaatgaagatttTAAGAGTTTTAAACTTTGGTCTGGGACGCCCTCTACCCCTGCACTTTCTTCGTAGAGCATCTAAAATTGGCGAG GTTGATGTTGAGCAGCACACTTTAGCCAAGTACCTGATGGAACTAACTATGTTGGACTATGATATGGTACACTTTCCTCCTTCGCAAATTGCAGCGGGAGCTTTTTGCTTAGCACTAAAAATTCTTGATAATGGCGAATGG aCACCAACTCTGCAGCATTACCTGTTGTACACTGAGGAATCCCTTCTTCCTGTTATGCAGCACCTGGCTAAGAATGTAGTCATGGTGAATAGTGGGCTTACGAAGCACATG ACTATCAAGAACAAGTATGCTACATCGAAGCATGCTAAGATCAGCATTCTGCCACAGCTGAATTCTGCACTAGTTCAAGATTTGGCTAAGGCTGTGGCAAAGGTGTAA